One Stigmatella aurantiaca genomic window carries:
- a CDS encoding MarR family winged helix-turn-helix transcriptional regulator: MANLSVEGGGRRRELNLALEALHFAFRAVVEGPDTALAERGLSRVHHRILYFIAKTPGLRVNELRATLGVTKQAMNAPLRELTERGLVSMTVDEADRRSKHLHLTAHGRALEERLSGEQRDLFARVFRKAGKDKEQAWHEVMRLLTGDAEGEEGHRGAKKGR, encoded by the coding sequence GTGGCTAACCTATCTGTCGAAGGCGGAGGACGGCGGCGTGAGCTGAACCTCGCGCTCGAAGCCCTCCATTTTGCGTTTCGCGCGGTGGTCGAGGGACCGGACACGGCGCTCGCCGAGCGCGGCTTGTCGCGTGTCCATCACCGGATCCTGTATTTCATCGCGAAGACGCCAGGCCTCCGCGTGAACGAGTTGCGCGCCACGCTAGGCGTCACAAAGCAGGCCATGAACGCGCCGCTCCGGGAGCTGACCGAGCGGGGGCTCGTGTCCATGACCGTCGATGAAGCAGACCGCCGGAGCAAACATCTCCATCTCACCGCGCATGGCCGCGCCCTCGAAGAGCGGCTCTCGGGGGAGCAGCGGGACCTGTTCGCCCGCGTGTTCCGGAAGGCCGGAAAGGACAAGGAGCAGGCCTGGCACGAGGTGATGCGCCTGCTCACCGGCGATGCTGAGGGGGAGGAAGGGCACAGAGGGGCCAAGAAAGGCCGCTGA